From the Arthrobacter sp. PM3 genome, one window contains:
- the alr gene encoding alanine racemase, protein MNSPDLMQQLRSAGRNAGNWLEIDAAAFESNVRNFLSMLDHRALLCAVIKSHAYGHGADLLLPSLVRLGVPFIGVGSNEEAAIARRCGHTGRILRVRAAAPQEVAAGMCYDIEELVADPQSAWQMHRIAAGAGKTVRIHLDINSSGISRHSLDVSSAPGRATAAAIVNHPGLQLAGIMTHFPTDDTSHIEAALSRFQSQALRLLQLTGTPRQEVLLHCANSYAALHVGHSWLDMVRAGAALYGDSGLTTPQFQRCLAFKARIASINRYAAGTKVGYGLTHTLGRESRLASVTAGYGDGYRRALAKQGSVLVRGQRAPIVDVVSMNSMVVDVTDLPDVAPGDEVVLFGRQGDAEIAPAELEAANSAILADLYTVWAQGNRIRVNDEHM, encoded by the coding sequence ATGAACTCACCAGACTTGATGCAACAACTGCGCAGTGCGGGCCGGAACGCCGGGAACTGGCTGGAGATTGACGCTGCCGCTTTCGAGTCAAACGTCCGGAATTTCCTGTCCATGCTCGATCACCGGGCGCTGCTGTGTGCAGTGATCAAATCCCATGCCTACGGCCATGGGGCGGATCTTCTGCTGCCGTCCCTCGTTCGCCTGGGCGTTCCGTTCATCGGGGTAGGCAGTAACGAGGAGGCGGCTATCGCACGCCGCTGCGGTCATACGGGCCGGATCCTGCGTGTGCGGGCGGCCGCGCCGCAGGAAGTCGCGGCCGGCATGTGCTATGACATCGAAGAACTTGTAGCCGACCCGCAGAGCGCATGGCAGATGCACAGGATCGCTGCCGGCGCGGGGAAGACGGTGCGCATCCACCTCGACATCAACTCCTCCGGCATCAGCAGGCACAGCCTCGACGTCTCCTCCGCGCCGGGGCGGGCAACGGCGGCGGCGATTGTGAACCACCCGGGGCTTCAGCTGGCCGGCATCATGACGCACTTTCCCACGGACGACACCAGCCATATCGAAGCGGCTCTTTCACGTTTTCAGAGCCAGGCGCTGAGGTTGCTTCAGCTGACCGGAACTCCCCGGCAGGAGGTGCTGCTGCACTGCGCCAATTCCTATGCCGCGCTGCATGTGGGCCACTCGTGGCTGGACATGGTCCGGGCCGGGGCAGCGCTTTACGGCGATTCGGGGCTGACCACGCCGCAGTTCCAGCGGTGCCTGGCTTTCAAGGCCCGGATCGCTTCCATCAATCGCTATGCCGCCGGGACGAAGGTCGGCTACGGGCTGACCCACACTCTCGGCCGCGAATCCCGACTGGCGTCCGTGACAGCAGGCTACGGCGACGGCTACCGGCGGGCACTGGCCAAGCAGGGAAGCGTGCTTGTCCGCGGACAACGCGCGCCCATAGTCGACGTCGTGTCCATGAATTCGATGGTTGTCGACGTCACCGACCTGCCGGACGTTGCGCCGGGAGACGAAGTCGTGCTGTTCGGGCGGCAAGGGGACGCCGAAATCGCTCCCGCGGAGCTGGAGGCAGCTAATTCAGCGATACTCGCGGACCTCTACACTGTGTGGGCGCAAGGAAACCGCATCCGGGTCAACGACGAGCACATGTGA
- a CDS encoding amino acid permease, translating to MEPSAPVQLEPQPTMPPSTDSGLRRSMGARHLIMIAMGGVIGSGLFLSSGYTISQAGPLGAVIAYLIGAFVVYLVMACLGELAIAYPVSGAFHIYAARSIGPATGFVTAWLYWLCWAVAIGSEFTASGLLMQRWFPGVDVWVWCVIFASVLFGFNAVSSKFFGESEFWFAIVKVGAIVVLIVFGGAALFGFHPLSAGANHPSLFENFNTSGGLFPNGLTGVLITALAVFYAFSGSELIGVAAGETADPATSIPKAMRSTVIRLLIFFVGAIAVIAATIPFEQVGLDESPFVTVFSSIGIPFAADIMNFVIITALLSAGNSGLFSCARMLYSLADEGHAPLVLKKLTRRGIPMIALSVSMLGGLASLISSVVAPETVYLALVSVAGFAVVGVWMSITASHFFHRRSFVRNGGDVSALPYKAPLFPLVPILAFSLCLISLIGIAFDPNQVAALYFGVAFVGACYAFFHFKYGRPARANQAS from the coding sequence ATGGAACCCTCAGCACCTGTTCAGCTTGAACCACAGCCCACGATGCCGCCGTCGACCGATTCCGGACTCCGGCGGTCCATGGGGGCGCGACACCTGATCATGATCGCCATGGGCGGGGTGATCGGGTCCGGGCTGTTCCTTAGCTCCGGTTACACCATTTCCCAGGCCGGCCCGCTCGGGGCGGTCATCGCCTATCTCATCGGTGCCTTTGTTGTGTACCTGGTGATGGCCTGCCTCGGCGAACTTGCCATCGCCTATCCGGTCTCCGGCGCGTTCCATATCTACGCTGCGAGGTCGATCGGCCCGGCCACCGGCTTTGTCACGGCCTGGCTCTACTGGCTCTGCTGGGCCGTGGCCATCGGATCGGAGTTCACGGCCTCGGGTCTGCTGATGCAGCGCTGGTTCCCCGGTGTCGACGTCTGGGTCTGGTGCGTCATCTTCGCCTCGGTGCTCTTCGGCTTCAACGCAGTTTCCTCGAAGTTCTTCGGTGAATCCGAGTTCTGGTTTGCCATCGTCAAGGTCGGCGCAATCGTGGTCCTCATCGTTTTCGGCGGCGCTGCGCTGTTCGGCTTCCACCCACTCAGTGCCGGTGCCAACCACCCCAGCCTGTTTGAGAACTTCAACACCTCCGGCGGCCTTTTCCCCAACGGCCTCACCGGCGTCCTCATCACAGCACTTGCGGTGTTCTACGCCTTCTCCGGCTCCGAACTCATTGGCGTGGCAGCAGGCGAGACTGCCGACCCCGCCACCAGCATCCCCAAGGCCATGCGCAGCACAGTCATCCGCCTGCTGATCTTCTTCGTCGGCGCCATCGCCGTCATCGCTGCCACCATCCCGTTCGAGCAGGTCGGGCTGGATGAAAGTCCGTTCGTGACGGTCTTCTCGTCCATCGGCATTCCGTTTGCCGCCGACATCATGAACTTCGTCATCATCACCGCGCTGCTCTCCGCCGGAAACAGCGGACTCTTCTCCTGCGCCCGGATGCTCTACTCCCTTGCTGACGAAGGGCACGCCCCCCTGGTGCTGAAGAAGCTGACCCGCCGCGGGATCCCCATGATCGCCCTCTCCGTCAGCATGCTCGGCGGCCTGGCGTCGCTCATCAGCAGTGTCGTTGCACCCGAAACCGTCTACCTGGCTCTCGTGTCGGTGGCGGGGTTTGCCGTCGTCGGGGTCTGGATGTCCATCACTGCCTCGCACTTCTTCCACCGGCGGTCCTTCGTCAGGAACGGCGGCGATGTCTCTGCCCTTCCCTACAAGGCGCCGCTGTTCCCGCTGGTGCCGATCCTGGCCTTCTCGCTGTGTCTCATTTCGCTCATCGGTATTGCCTTTGACCCGAACCAGGTGGCGGCCCTCTATTTCGGCGTCGCTTTTGTTGGCGCCTGCTACGCCTTCTTCCATTTCAAGTACGGTCGCCCGGCGCGGGCGAACCAGGCGTCCTGA